Part of the Archaeoglobus neptunius genome, TTCGCCACCAAGAAGGGATCGTTTCAAACCTCCAAGCAAACCCCCTTTCATCTCCGTCTTTAACTCCACGTTTTTCATGTAAACCATCGCACCAGTCTCCGCTACAACCTCCTCACCGTTTTTGAGCTTCAGCTCCACCAAGCTGTAACTCGGTCTACCAACAATTCTGTACTCCATAAACCCAACCGGATTGAAAATTTTTAAATGTGTCTGTTTGTACTCACACCTATGCTACTCGAACACGAATCCAAAGAACTCCTGGAAAAATACGGGATAAAAACCGCAAGATGCATTTTCGCTCAATCAGAGGATGAGGCAATTGCCGCTGCGAGGAAGATCGGATTTCCCGTTGTG contains:
- a CDS encoding acetate--CoA ligase family protein: MLLEHESKELLEKYGIKTARCIFAQSEDEAIAAARKIGFPVV